Proteins found in one Primulina eburnea isolate SZY01 chromosome 16, ASM2296580v1, whole genome shotgun sequence genomic segment:
- the LOC140816573 gene encoding uncharacterized protein — protein MFSAQCLWTRTLLNLWREKRMLKFLSKVRIEFNALDPRIASCMEFLAQCNARKAKESNPSCQVQVKRRTDDFPPKITVTFVNGVEETFEATSTPAQKIRNLILEKGQFLETEQMFREAGEKWPVVIPEEEISQPFTGIKPRKAEEKQQ, from the exons ATGTTCTCGGCTCAGTGCCTCTGGACGAGAACCTTGCTTAACCTTTGGAGAGAGAAGAGAATGTTGAAATTTTTGTCGAAGGTGAGGATCGAGTTTAACGCACTGGACCCACGCATAGCATCGTGCATGGAGTTCTTAGCTCAGTGCAATGCTCGCAAGGCCAAAGAATCGAACCCAAGTTGCCAGGTCCAGGTCAAGCGTCGCACCGACGATTTCCCGCCCAAGATTACAGTTACTTTCGTCAACGGCGTCGAGGAGACCTTCGAAGCTACCTCCACTCCAGCGCAAAAAATCCGCAACCTGATTCTCGAGAAGGGCCAGTTTCTCGAGACTGAGCAGATGTTTCGCGAAGCTGGTGAGAAATGGCCTGTCGTTATCCCCGAAGAAGAGATCAGTCAACCGTTTACTGGAATTAAG CCAAGAAAAGCAGAAGAGAAGCAGCAATAA